One part of the Mauremys mutica isolate MM-2020 ecotype Southern chromosome 21, ASM2049712v1, whole genome shotgun sequence genome encodes these proteins:
- the PEX10 gene encoding peroxisome biogenesis factor 10 isoform X1 has translation MPLAPAGPAHLVRCGQKDELYRSGLRSGAGAALHGLAGTKKWLEWRKEIELLSDVAYFSLTTLSGYQTLGEEYVNIVQVDSSKKRIPSLLRRAILISLHTVLPYLLDKGLIHLEHELQTGSRTLQSNGLCGRTLVRSWVQKQVGRLTEQQKKTLLQTVYVLKQCIPLLRRLHLAVFYINGLFYHISKRITGISYLRVPGLPGDDQSIRSNYKLLGIVSLLHLVLTVSVQIYSFQQRQRARQEWKLHRNLSYPKNQTEEKSVVCSSRCTLCLEKRRHATATPCGHLFCWECITEWCNTKAECPLCREKFHPQKLIYLRHYR, from the exons ATGCCGCTGGCTCCGGCTGGGCCCGCGCACCTGGTGCGCTGCGGGCAGAAGGATGAGCTGTACCGGAGCGGCTTgcggagcggggctggggcagcgctGCACGGACTGGCGG GTACTAAGAAATGGTTGGAATGGAGGAAAGAGATTGAACTTCTTTCTGATGTAGCATACTTCAGCCTCACCACTTTGTCTG GTTATCAAACTCTTGGTGAAGAATATGTTAATATTGTCCAAGTTGATTCTTCCAAGAAGAGAATCCCTTCTCTGCTTCGACGAGCCATTTTGATTTCTCTTCATACTGTTTTGCCTTATTTGTTGGACAAAGGATTAATCCATCTGGAACATGAGTTGCAGACTGGATCTAGAACCTTGCAGAGCAATGGTCTATGCGGCAGGACTTTGGTACGAAGCTGGGTGCAGAAACAAGTTGGCAGGCTGACAGAACAGCAGAAGAAAACCCTTTTACAAACTGTGTATGTCCTCAAGCAATGCATCCCCCTGCTCCGTAGGCTGCATCTGGCAGTGTTTTATATAAATGGCCTCTTCTATCACATCTCTAAAAGGATCACTGGAATATCTTAT CTTCGTGTTCCAGGATTGCCTGGAGATGACCAAAGCATTCGATCAAATTACAAGCTTCTTGGGATAGTTTCACTGCTGCATCTTGTACTAACAGTCAGTGTTCAGATATACAGCTTCCAACAAAGGCAGAGGGCAAGGCAGGAGTGGAAACTACACCGCAACCTCTCATATCCAAA AAATCAGACTGAGGAAAAATCTGTTGTATGCAGTTCCCGATGCACATTGTGCTTGGAAAAACGTAGGCATGCAACAGCCACTCCCTGTGGCCACCTGTTCTGTTGGGAATGCATCACAGAATGGTGTAACACCAAA
- the PEX10 gene encoding peroxisome biogenesis factor 10 isoform X2, with amino-acid sequence MPLAPAGPAHLVRCGQKDELYRSGLRSGAGAALHGLAGTKKWLEWRKEIELLSDVAYFSLTTLSGYQTLGEEYVNIVQVDSSKKRIPSLLRRAILISLHTVLPYLLDKGLIHLEHELQTGSRTLQSNGLCGRTLVRSWVQKQVGRLTEQQKKTLLQTVYVLKQCIPLLRRLHLAVFYINGLFYHISKRITGISYLRVPGLPGDDQSIRSNYKLLGIVSLLHLVLTVSVQIYSFQQRQRARQEWKLHRNLSYPKYDDPNLLKSD; translated from the exons ATGCCGCTGGCTCCGGCTGGGCCCGCGCACCTGGTGCGCTGCGGGCAGAAGGATGAGCTGTACCGGAGCGGCTTgcggagcggggctggggcagcgctGCACGGACTGGCGG GTACTAAGAAATGGTTGGAATGGAGGAAAGAGATTGAACTTCTTTCTGATGTAGCATACTTCAGCCTCACCACTTTGTCTG GTTATCAAACTCTTGGTGAAGAATATGTTAATATTGTCCAAGTTGATTCTTCCAAGAAGAGAATCCCTTCTCTGCTTCGACGAGCCATTTTGATTTCTCTTCATACTGTTTTGCCTTATTTGTTGGACAAAGGATTAATCCATCTGGAACATGAGTTGCAGACTGGATCTAGAACCTTGCAGAGCAATGGTCTATGCGGCAGGACTTTGGTACGAAGCTGGGTGCAGAAACAAGTTGGCAGGCTGACAGAACAGCAGAAGAAAACCCTTTTACAAACTGTGTATGTCCTCAAGCAATGCATCCCCCTGCTCCGTAGGCTGCATCTGGCAGTGTTTTATATAAATGGCCTCTTCTATCACATCTCTAAAAGGATCACTGGAATATCTTAT CTTCGTGTTCCAGGATTGCCTGGAGATGACCAAAGCATTCGATCAAATTACAAGCTTCTTGGGATAGTTTCACTGCTGCATCTTGTACTAACAGTCAGTGTTCAGATATACAGCTTCCAACAAAGGCAGAGGGCAAGGCAGGAGTGGAAACTACACCGCAACCTCTCATATCCAAAGTATGATGATCCTAACTTGCTG AAATCAGACTGA